The Metabacillus litoralis genome contains a region encoding:
- a CDS encoding metallophosphoesterase, with the protein MTKLYSRRSFLKGLLSFSFASLLTAAGGYTYARYIEPTFLDKKILSLSHPNIPRAFDGFKIVQFSDTHLSEFFTLERLETIVKEINSLSPDLLLFTGDLMDEPNQYEKINKIVPVLEKLEAPFGKYAVYGNHDHGGYGTDIYRNVITMSGFTLLQNEVANVKMVDGSKIAIAGIDDLMLGKPSYEGTLGNLNKDMFNILLAHEPDAALESKKYPVHLQLSGHSHGGQIQLPFIGPLITPPYATEYIEGLYDVEKMKLYVNRGLGTTRLPFRFLSVPELTQFTLHSLK; encoded by the coding sequence ATGACAAAATTATATTCAAGAAGATCTTTTTTAAAAGGTCTTCTTTCCTTTTCTTTTGCAAGCTTATTAACAGCAGCGGGTGGCTATACATATGCCAGGTATATTGAACCTACTTTTTTAGATAAAAAAATTCTTTCCCTGTCACACCCAAACATCCCAAGAGCGTTTGATGGTTTTAAAATTGTACAATTTAGCGATACACACTTAAGTGAATTTTTCACATTAGAACGATTAGAAACAATTGTAAAGGAAATAAATTCTCTTTCTCCTGATCTATTGCTTTTCACTGGTGACTTAATGGACGAACCAAATCAATATGAGAAAATAAATAAGATTGTTCCTGTTCTTGAAAAGTTAGAGGCACCATTTGGAAAATACGCTGTTTACGGGAATCATGACCATGGTGGTTACGGTACTGATATTTATCGAAATGTTATAACGATGTCTGGGTTTACATTATTACAAAATGAGGTTGCAAATGTAAAAATGGTTGATGGAAGTAAAATAGCCATTGCAGGAATTGATGACCTTATGCTTGGGAAACCCAGCTACGAAGGGACATTAGGAAATTTAAATAAAGATATGTTTAATATTCTATTAGCTCATGAACCAGATGCTGCACTTGAATCAAAAAAGTATCCTGTTCACCTACAGCTTTCAGGTCATAGTCACGGCGGACAAATTCAACTGCCCTTTATCGGACCGCTAATTACACCACCTTATGCTACTGAATATATTGAGGGTTTATATGATGTGGAAAAGATGAAGCTATATGTTAATAGGGGATTAGGTACAACCAGACTTCCGTTTAGGTTTTTATCTGTGCCAGAATTAACTCAGTTTACACTCCACTCATTAAAATAG
- a CDS encoding MBL fold metallo-hydrolase — protein sequence MALTKKINDRITIIDTMDLGMQGRTSCYVLQDEKQVVLFEPSASPSVPHILEGLNELNIPFESIAYIIVTHIHLDHAGGAGLLLEKCPNAKLIVHPKGARHMIDPSRLIAGAKAVYGESFDRLFHPVLPIAEDRIIIKKHLDTLELSNHCTLTFYDSPGHANHHFSIHDSVSNGIFTGDTIGVFYGVLPENNKEFYLPSTSPNQFDPEAMLRSAKMIENLNVSSIYFSHYGVSKNPNRVINELRKWLPRFLQTAQQTLTNNSFETIQQASKQVNIELGNLVSQVLADQKATLSNDVHDMVLLDLSVCAQGLVDYFYKLEQKRKNVRGI from the coding sequence TTGGCACTCACAAAAAAGATTAATGATCGAATAACAATCATCGACACAATGGATTTAGGAATGCAAGGTAGAACAAGTTGCTATGTTCTACAGGATGAAAAACAGGTAGTCCTTTTTGAACCGTCAGCAAGCCCTTCAGTACCTCATATCCTAGAAGGACTAAACGAGCTAAACATTCCGTTTGAATCAATAGCCTATATTATTGTAACACATATTCACCTAGACCATGCCGGTGGAGCAGGATTACTTTTAGAAAAGTGTCCCAATGCAAAGCTTATTGTCCATCCAAAAGGTGCTAGGCATATGATTGATCCCTCAAGATTAATTGCTGGTGCAAAAGCAGTCTACGGTGAAAGCTTTGATCGTTTGTTCCATCCAGTACTTCCCATTGCTGAAGATCGAATCATAATTAAGAAACATCTTGATACTCTTGAATTAAGTAATCACTGCACTCTAACCTTTTATGATTCTCCAGGTCATGCAAATCATCATTTTAGTATTCATGATTCGGTAAGCAATGGAATATTTACTGGGGATACGATAGGGGTTTTTTATGGAGTTCTACCTGAAAACAATAAGGAATTTTATCTACCTTCTACATCGCCTAATCAATTTGACCCGGAAGCAATGCTTCGTTCTGCAAAAATGATTGAAAATTTAAATGTGAGTTCAATTTATTTTAGTCATTATGGAGTCAGTAAAAATCCAAACAGGGTAATTAATGAATTGAGGAAGTGGTTACCTCGATTTTTACAAACAGCTCAACAAACTCTTACTAACAATAGCTTTGAAACCATTCAACAAGCAAGTAAACAGGTAAATATTGAATTAGGTAACCTTGTTTCACAAGTGTTAGCTGATCAAAAAGCTACACTTTCTAATGATGTTCATGATATGGTATTACTTGATTTATCAGTTTGTGCTCAAGGCCTTGTTGATTACTTTTATAAACTTGAACAAAAAAGAAAAAATGTCAGGGGGATATGA
- a CDS encoding bifunctional diguanylate cyclase/phosphodiesterase encodes MTDFLNLKKDFNNDKKLSVIESFIFQIILKHINDLIFIMKVENDGAFTYLFVNEMGKIRAKLNNNYAGKTFYDLQPAKIADELNEKYTFVKNHKMATTFQDRVKIDENHFAYGETILTPIKNDDGDVIYIIGVTRDISERVHEKTLLIESQQMYKSLVDFNMDSVLSVDNDGVICSLNHSAKRILKVDDELINVSVFSLFEYSYHPEIQHAFQRSINGESFEGEAVLIQKQNRLNVHYKTVPIMINETVSGIFFILRDITEKAKHAELIEHLAYHDSLTGLYNRSALKKDLPKVMKMSKQNQTSLALMFMDLDRFKMLNDTLGHNNGDQILIEVGKRLLSINSPEFNVYRHGGDEFIIVLPSSNVEVASKVASQIMDIFKHPFSISDNLYYVSASIGISIYPDDCHDEDSLIMNADKALYVVKQRSRAQYQLYHKGMDKNTNELLSMETALRRAIGNNELKLHYQPQVDLHTDEIVSYEALLRWENSHLGNVSPAKFVPIAEDSGLIISIGEWVIEEACKQLMQWKKEGLGEVVLAINLSAKQFEQPYLVEKIKNLFSEYDINPNQIEFEITEGALQNVDEALHIMRKLKEIGVAISIDDFGTGYSSLMYLKQFPIDSLKIDQSFIREVLTDQKDEAIVKTILSIAENLGLFVVAEGIETLEQLKFLKTLNCQKGQGFYFSKPIPPDEITNRLKD; translated from the coding sequence ATGACCGATTTTTTAAACTTAAAAAAAGACTTCAATAATGACAAAAAGTTATCAGTAATTGAGTCGTTTATTTTTCAAATAATTTTAAAGCATATCAATGATTTGATATTTATTATGAAGGTTGAAAATGATGGTGCATTTACTTACTTATTTGTGAATGAGATGGGAAAAATAAGAGCAAAGCTTAACAATAATTATGCGGGGAAGACCTTTTACGACCTCCAGCCTGCAAAGATTGCGGATGAATTAAATGAGAAATATACATTTGTGAAAAATCATAAAATGGCAACCACATTTCAAGATAGAGTAAAAATTGATGAAAACCATTTTGCATATGGTGAAACAATTTTAACACCAATAAAAAATGATGATGGCGATGTTATTTATATAATTGGTGTTACTAGAGATATATCAGAAAGGGTTCATGAAAAGACCTTGTTAATAGAAAGTCAACAAATGTATAAATCACTTGTTGACTTCAATATGGATTCAGTTTTATCAGTTGATAATGATGGAGTAATCTGTTCGTTAAATCATTCGGCTAAAAGAATACTTAAGGTAGATGATGAACTTATTAATGTGAGCGTTTTCTCGCTATTTGAATACAGCTATCATCCAGAAATACAGCATGCATTTCAACGATCTATTAATGGAGAATCTTTTGAAGGGGAAGCGGTCCTTATTCAAAAGCAAAACAGATTAAATGTTCATTATAAAACAGTGCCTATTATGATAAATGAAACAGTTAGTGGGATCTTTTTTATATTAAGGGATATCACAGAGAAGGCAAAGCATGCAGAGCTAATTGAGCACCTAGCATATCATGATTCTCTTACTGGATTGTATAATCGAAGTGCGTTAAAAAAAGACTTACCTAAAGTTATGAAGATGTCTAAACAAAACCAAACATCTTTGGCTTTAATGTTTATGGATTTAGACCGCTTTAAAATGTTAAATGATACTCTTGGACATAATAATGGTGATCAAATCTTAATAGAGGTTGGGAAAAGGCTATTAAGTATAAACTCTCCTGAATTTAACGTATACCGTCATGGAGGAGATGAATTCATCATTGTTTTGCCATCATCCAATGTAGAAGTGGCAAGTAAGGTTGCCTCGCAAATTATGGATATATTTAAACACCCTTTTTCTATCAGTGACAACTTATACTATGTGTCAGCTAGCATAGGTATAAGTATATATCCTGATGATTGTCATGATGAAGACTCATTAATCATGAATGCGGATAAAGCACTATATGTTGTAAAGCAAAGAAGCAGGGCGCAATACCAACTTTATCATAAGGGTATGGATAAAAACACCAATGAGTTGTTATCTATGGAAACTGCTCTAAGAAGGGCTATTGGAAATAATGAATTAAAATTGCACTATCAACCACAAGTTGATTTGCATACAGATGAGATCGTGAGCTATGAAGCATTATTAAGATGGGAAAATTCACATTTAGGAAATGTTTCGCCTGCTAAATTTGTGCCCATTGCAGAGGATTCAGGACTGATTATTTCTATAGGCGAATGGGTAATAGAGGAAGCCTGCAAACAGCTTATGCAATGGAAAAAAGAAGGTTTAGGTGAAGTTGTACTAGCTATAAATCTGTCAGCTAAGCAATTTGAACAACCTTATTTAGTAGAAAAAATAAAGAACTTATTTAGTGAGTATGATATAAATCCTAATCAAATTGAATTTGAGATTACAGAAGGTGCCTTACAAAATGTAGATGAAGCATTGCACATTATGAGAAAGTTAAAAGAAATTGGAGTGGCTATCTCAATTGATGATTTTGGCACAGGATATTCTTCTTTAATGTATTTAAAACAATTTCCTATTGACTCCTTAAAAATTGACCAATCATTTATTCGAGAAGTGTTAACCGATCAAAAAGATGAGGCAATTGTCAAAACAATCCTTTCTATCGCCGAAAATTTGGGACTCTTTGTTGTGGCAGAAGGAATTGAAACGTTGGAGCAGCTGAAATTTTTAAAGACGTTAAACTGTCAAAAGGGACAAGGTTTTTACTTTAGCAAACCGATCCCACCCGATGAAATCACCAATAGGCTAAAGGATTAG
- a CDS encoding YkuJ family protein → MSQLLGIITRLQNLQENAGAGEPVQRFFEVEGEKRCSVKYFDKNSTFELEVYQKGEKPQSYQFDNIDMIAMEIFDLLQ, encoded by the coding sequence GTGTCACAACTTTTAGGTATTATTACAAGACTTCAAAATTTACAAGAAAATGCGGGGGCTGGAGAACCAGTTCAACGTTTTTTCGAAGTAGAAGGTGAAAAACGCTGTAGTGTAAAATATTTTGATAAAAACAGCACGTTTGAACTTGAGGTTTATCAAAAGGGTGAAAAACCTCAATCTTACCAGTTCGACAATATTGATATGATTGCGATGGAAATTTTTGATCTCCTCCAGTAA
- a CDS encoding EAL-associated domain-containing protein: MDPLDVLTNLDKVFPYYQAIFSADEQTVIGYEVLGRIKINDQVDSLGSFFHDESIPDEYRIEVDDHLLHIAVDEFLELNNQELMLFINRDANLLMLDHGENFLQILIEKQEKGLHLDQIVLEITEHNFLGDIEQLYHLLLYYRTYGIKVAIDNIGKAGSNLDRIGLLTPDILKIDLQPLRLTSPLQSYYDVLYSIALLARKIGATLLYEDIEVNFQLQYAWKNGGRYYQGYFLSNPTRNFIERDDCKERLRLEFQRYISSEKKKLEGLYNFTEKFNLRVQQMLNKIGKQYTDYKQLLEQLSKELDDCCFRIYICDEDGFQQSVNIFKKANWEIQPQYYLKNWSWRPYFLANIIRMRFDQKGFLSDVYSDIETGELIRTFSYPLDQNLYLFIDLSYEYLYEADGLL, from the coding sequence ATGGATCCGTTAGACGTTTTAACGAATTTGGATAAAGTTTTTCCATATTATCAAGCAATTTTCAGTGCAGATGAACAAACAGTTATCGGCTATGAGGTTTTAGGAAGAATAAAAATCAATGATCAAGTAGATAGCCTAGGCTCATTTTTTCATGATGAAAGCATTCCTGATGAATACCGAATTGAAGTCGATGATCATTTACTACATATAGCTGTAGATGAATTTTTAGAGCTTAATAATCAAGAATTGATGCTTTTCATTAATCGTGATGCAAATTTGCTTATGCTTGATCATGGTGAAAATTTTTTGCAAATTTTAATAGAAAAACAAGAAAAAGGATTACATTTAGATCAAATTGTACTGGAAATTACAGAGCATAATTTTCTAGGAGATATTGAACAACTGTATCATCTTTTACTATATTACAGAACTTATGGTATTAAAGTTGCTATTGATAATATTGGGAAGGCAGGTAGCAATTTAGATCGAATAGGCCTTTTAACACCTGATATATTGAAAATAGATTTACAGCCACTCCGATTAACTTCACCACTTCAATCTTATTACGATGTTCTTTATTCAATTGCTTTGTTAGCAAGGAAAATTGGGGCAACCCTTTTATACGAGGATATTGAAGTTAATTTTCAACTTCAATATGCATGGAAAAATGGTGGGAGATATTATCAAGGATACTTTTTAAGCAATCCAACTCGTAATTTTATTGAAAGGGACGATTGTAAAGAAAGACTAAGATTAGAATTTCAGCGTTATATAAGCTCTGAGAAGAAAAAACTTGAAGGATTATATAATTTTACTGAGAAGTTTAACTTAAGAGTCCAGCAAATGCTTAATAAAATTGGTAAGCAATATACTGATTATAAGCAATTACTTGAACAACTTTCAAAGGAGTTAGACGATTGTTGTTTTCGTATATACATTTGTGATGAAGATGGATTTCAGCAATCCGTTAATATATTTAAAAAAGCTAATTGGGAAATCCAACCTCAGTATTATTTAAAAAATTGGAGTTGGAGACCATACTTTTTAGCAAATATTATAAGAATGAGATTTGATCAAAAGGGATTTTTAAGTGATGTTTATAGTGACATAGAGACTGGTGAGCTGATTAGAACTTTTTCTTATCCATTAGATCAAAATCTGTATCTTTTTATTGATTTATCCTACGAGTATTTATATGAGGCGGATGGTTTATTATAA
- a CDS encoding glutaredoxin family protein, with protein sequence MKKVTVYTQPSCPPCQVVKKFLDHHQISYIEKDVSIDLDARTTLINELQSTSTPTVTVDDAVVTGFDLQKLEKLLEIEN encoded by the coding sequence GTGAAAAAAGTTACAGTTTATACTCAACCAAGTTGTCCACCATGTCAGGTGGTAAAGAAGTTTTTAGATCATCATCAGATTTCCTATATTGAAAAAGATGTTTCAATAGACTTAGATGCAAGAACCACACTTATCAATGAATTACAATCTACTTCCACACCAACTGTAACAGTTGATGATGCAGTAGTAACAGGTTTTGATTTGCAAAAGCTTGAAAAGTTATTGGAGATTGAAAACTGA
- the fadH gene encoding 2,4-dienoyl-CoA reductase: MKDNVIIITGGSSGMGKAMAKRFAGDGAKVVIIGRTLEKLNEAKNEIQTYDGQVLPIQLDVRDPEKISEMIQHVDSKFGKIDGFVNNAAGNFICPAENLSINGWKAVIDIVLNGTFYCSSAIGKYWIEKKVKGSILNMVATYAWGAGAGVIHSAAAKAGVLSMTRTLAVEWGSKYGIRVNAIAPGPIERTGGADRLWESEEAAKRTLNSVPLGRLGTPEEIAALSAFLLSNEASYINGECITMDGGQWLNQRPF; this comes from the coding sequence ATGAAGGATAATGTTATCATTATTACAGGTGGCTCAAGTGGGATGGGAAAGGCTATGGCAAAACGATTTGCTGGAGATGGTGCTAAGGTTGTTATAATTGGGCGAACGCTAGAAAAGCTGAATGAAGCAAAAAATGAGATTCAAACATATGATGGACAGGTCCTTCCCATACAGCTTGATGTAAGAGATCCTGAAAAAATATCAGAGATGATTCAGCACGTTGATTCTAAATTTGGAAAAATTGATGGTTTTGTTAATAATGCTGCAGGAAATTTTATCTGCCCTGCTGAAAATCTTTCTATAAATGGTTGGAAGGCCGTAATAGACATTGTGTTAAACGGGACATTTTATTGTTCCTCCGCAATCGGAAAGTATTGGATTGAGAAAAAAGTAAAGGGATCAATTTTAAATATGGTGGCTACATATGCATGGGGAGCCGGGGCAGGTGTTATTCATTCTGCTGCTGCAAAGGCTGGAGTGCTTTCAATGACACGAACACTTGCTGTTGAATGGGGCAGTAAATATGGGATTAGAGTCAATGCTATCGCGCCTGGTCCAATTGAAAGAACAGGTGGAGCCGATCGTTTATGGGAATCAGAGGAAGCTGCTAAACGTACTTTAAATAGTGTGCCTCTAGGTCGATTAGGAACTCCGGAAGAAATTGCAGCGCTCTCAGCATTCTTATTATCAAATGAAGCATCTTATATAAACGGTGAATGCATCACAATGGATGGCGGTCAGTGGTTAAATCAACGACCATTTTAA